The following are encoded together in the Capsulimonas corticalis genome:
- a CDS encoding diacylglycerol/lipid kinase family protein — protein MPYSTTNVVIVNPTAGRGEAGKQVPAIRRLLDSDSADWVWLYTKARGDAESMAREAAAGGAKIVVAVGGDGTLHEVANGLLGTQTTLGLIPFGTGNDLARSLNLFGNLEVACRAVTHGRILHLDVGVIEGAGFDGPRHFLVIAGTGFDARTAQTVNNGVKWIAGAPAYVIGAVKTLMGFSPFALTLTADGEKRETRAMFVSVANAETTGGGMKIAPGAKVDDGQFDICLVGAVSKLTLLHQLTKVFDGAHVRHPAVTILRASEITLEADPPQPLLIDGEVLGTTPAKITLLRGALPMLVPAESNTVA, from the coding sequence ATGCCTTATTCCACAACAAATGTCGTCATCGTCAATCCCACCGCCGGTCGGGGGGAAGCAGGCAAGCAAGTTCCAGCGATCCGCCGGCTGCTGGACTCCGATTCGGCCGACTGGGTCTGGCTCTACACTAAGGCGCGCGGCGACGCCGAAAGCATGGCGCGCGAAGCGGCCGCCGGCGGCGCGAAGATCGTCGTGGCTGTGGGCGGCGACGGCACCTTGCACGAAGTCGCGAACGGCCTCCTGGGCACGCAGACGACCCTGGGACTGATTCCTTTCGGCACCGGCAACGATCTGGCGCGTTCCTTGAATCTCTTTGGGAACTTGGAGGTCGCCTGCCGCGCTGTTACCCACGGGCGGATATTGCATCTCGATGTCGGCGTGATCGAGGGCGCGGGATTCGACGGTCCTCGCCACTTTCTCGTGATCGCGGGAACCGGATTCGATGCGCGCACAGCGCAAACGGTCAACAATGGCGTCAAATGGATCGCCGGCGCGCCGGCCTATGTCATCGGGGCGGTCAAAACGCTGATGGGCTTCAGTCCGTTCGCGCTGACGCTGACGGCGGACGGCGAGAAGCGCGAAACGCGCGCGATGTTTGTCTCGGTGGCGAACGCCGAGACGACCGGCGGCGGCATGAAGATCGCGCCGGGAGCGAAGGTCGATGACGGTCAGTTCGATATCTGCCTGGTCGGGGCCGTTTCGAAGCTGACGCTGCTGCACCAGCTCACGAAAGTTTTTGACGGCGCGCATGTGCGCCACCCCGCCGTCACGATACTGCGCGCTTCGGAGATCACGCTGGAGGCCGATCCGCCGCAGCCGCTGCTGATTGACGGCGAAGTTTTGGGGACGACTCCCGCAAAGATCACCCTCCTGCGCGGCGCCCTGCCGATGCTGGTTCCCGCCGAGTCGAATACCGTTGCGTAA